CTGAATATAGTTGGCTTTGGCAAAAAGGCCGGGTTTATTGTAAGCCTAACCGTTTTACCGCACAGCGTTAAAGAGACTACAGAACTATCGCTGATAATGGATAAAAAGAGTTTTGACATGGAGTTTGGTCCGGCTGGGACTGTATTCGCAAATCCGGCCCTGTTAAATATCATTGCGGTTAATCTGAATCTCAAGAAGGTTAACCTGGAAACACTGGGCATTTATTTCGACAACCCTGAAACCGGCCAGTGGCAAAAAATCGATTCCGAGAATGTTGTTGTGGACAAAGAGCACGGCTTTCTGCGCATACGTAACGCCCAAATCCCGCACTTTTCACGCTATGCGTGTGCCTGGAGCAACTAGAGTTCAAAGATTGCAGGCGAATTGACTTGAAACCGAAAAGTGCAATTTGCCTGCAAATCTGTAAAGGATAAAATATCATGAAACCCACAGAAATCAAACTCGCGGAAAACGCAAAAATACTGATTGTTGAAGACGACAGTGACCAACGGCGCTTATTAGTCAAAATCGTTCAGGAAGCATTTGGCTGTGAAATACTTGAAGCCGAAGACGGCCTGGAAGCACTCAGGATTATCATACAAGGCAAGCAAGTACCCAACCTGATTCTGCTGGACCTGATGATGCCCTGCTTAACCGGTGTTGAGTTCCTAAGCGTCGTGCGCGGCAGACCCGAGTTCGACCAGATCCCTATTGTCGTGTGTACCGCGATTGCTGAGACCCATGAAATCAAAGGGAAAATAGGCAATCAGATCCAGGGTTACCTGGTTAAGCCGATTAACCGGGCAAAGCTGTTAGAAAAAATCCTCGATGCCCTGCATCCGGTTACCGTCAGAGTCGATTATCAATAAGAGAAAGATTCTTTAAAAGAAGTATCAAGCATTTAAGAAGCCTCCGTTTTTGCCGATACCCTTAGCGGAAATTCGGATGGCTTACAAAGCAACAAGTGTCAGATTTTCCAAATGAGAAAAAAATTGAAAAATAATCTAAAAACTTCTTTTTCCAATGTCTTTGCCGGCCGCGGCTCTGAACTGAACCAGCTCCGCGGCTACTTTAAATTGGCTGCCAAGGGCTGCGGTAA
This genomic interval from candidate division KSB1 bacterium contains the following:
- a CDS encoding response regulator encodes the protein MKPTEIKLAENAKILIVEDDSDQRRLLVKIVQEAFGCEILEAEDGLEALRIIIQGKQVPNLILLDLMMPCLTGVEFLSVVRGRPEFDQIPIVVCTAIAETHEIKGKIGNQIQGYLVKPINRAKLLEKILDALHPVTVRVDYQ